The stretch of DNA GATATTTCCCTCTAAACTCCTTTCAAGAGGCATCACATGGCCATTCACCCTCTTTATCTTGGCAGGGGATACTTTATGGCAGGGAGTTATTATTAAAAGGCTTGAGATGGAAAATAGGTGAGGGAAGGAACATACAATGTGGTTCGGATTCATGGATCCCTGGGAATAATTATTTTCTGCCTTTTCTTTACAAGGGTCCTGACAATGCTGTGGTGGCTAACCTCATTACAGAAGATCGGCAATGGGATATAGCTCTCTTAAACCAATATTTCATTCCAGCTGATGTTGAGCATATTCTTACCATTCCACTTAGCTATTTTCCTAGTGATGATTGTTTAGTTTGGCACCACACCAACAATGGCATCTACACTGTACAGTCGGGTTACCATTTGGCTTCTTCTTTGGCTGAACTGTCTCACTCTTCAAGCTCATCTACCGAATCGATGTGGTGGAAATCTTTTTGGTCATTACAGCTGcctgaaaaaattaaaatctttGCTTGGCGTGTTATCCATGATGCCTTGCCGGTAGCCACATCTCTAGTCCAAAGGAAAGTTATAACTGATGCCACATGCTCGGTTTGTCGACAGCATGGGAATCAATTGGACATGTATTTTTTGGCTGCCAATTTGCAAAGAGCGTTTGGCGTTTGATGCACCAATCTTTTGATTGGAGGAAGGCTGTTTCCATGTACAAGGGGGactatttgaaattcttagccaCTACTCTCACCAAGGCAGAATTAGAGCAACTCCTATGCACACTCTGGTGCTTATGGTCTAAACGAAACCAGGTTCTTCACGGTAAAAAATCTCGTACTGCTTCTGCCCTTGCAGCTTTCTCCCTTCAATACTTGGACAACTATCGTGCAGCACAGTTGAAGTATCGACCCCCTGCAATCACATCTCAGGCAGCTTCTTCATCTACTGCTTCTCATGCGCCATGGCAACCGCCTCCAATGGGAACTCTTAAGTTGAACATAGATGCGGCATCAGATAAAAGCTGCAGTAAAATTGGTGTAGGTGCTGTTGTTAGGAACTCACAGGGACAGGTCATAGCTGCACTCTCAATGCCTATTGTTGGTAATTTTGCTTCTCACGAAATGGAAGCTAAGGCTATGTTTCACGGCATCAATTGGGCTCTTCAACAACAACTTTCCATCTCATATGTAGAAACTGATGCTCTCTTAGTTTCCAATGCTCTACGGTCTACAGCAGCTGACATCTCAGCTTTCAATGATCTAATTCAAGATGTATCTGACCTCCTTTCCTTTTTCCCAAATACTATTGTAACTCATGTAAAGCGAAATGCTAATTCAGTTGCAGAtagtttggcaaagtttgccttaGGGTTGGATGAGGTCTGTTCTTGGTGGGAGAATTTTCCTCCTTCCTTTTACTCTGTTATTGTAAATGACtctgtttaatttataataacattgtttattctaaaaaaaaaaaaaaatacatagacATTAATTAAGTACAAGAAATCAAACTacaatttgttaaaaaaaagaaatcaatCTGCAATACTTTTTAAAACTTACTTCAAtaaatacattattattataactttaaaattgatattaattaaaatttgaacttagccataaaaataaataagtaagccTTAGTaagttgaaaataataaattttttctatatattttgaaaaataaattagttacgttatatttttatgattaaatattaataatttaattagattaataattaaattcagGGTCGGCTCTGAGGTGAGATAAATGAGGTGGCCGTCTTAAGCCTCCCACCGCTTAGACTctcattttgaaaaaaaaaattaaaaaatatagttagtaataaaataaaaaataatatttttaatattaaatatgtattgtaACTTAGTGGTAATTTGATCAGCCGACCCTCACTAAATTAACAGGttacttatatatttaatattttatgatAGGGCCACTATTTTTGTTCTTACAAATATATAGGCGttcgtatttttttttatatatatataataagtttgCATTAGTTATGATAGACATTTCATaagcttttttttcttttttttaataatttcaatGCCCAAAACAAAATGTTAAAGATTTAGTTGCAatcttgctattttttttatgtgtaattgattattttgaatttttttgaaaatatatatattgtggtaTAATTTCACTCGCGAAAGACAGTCATGGAAGGCTTTCTTGTCCTTCTAAAAAGGGTATTCAGGAAAAGCTAGCCTTTCTCCAAGATGATGTTCCAATTGGCTAGTTGTTCATTTTAGAATGATAGTTCTGGATAGTTGACTTTAACTAGCTCTAACCTATTTGAAAACTCCTTCAGCGAGTGCCTTTGGTCCATGATTCTGGAAGTTCACATACGTTTTCGGATGTACTAAGACTTACGCTGACGTGGAGATCTCACTCAAAGGAAAATTAAGTTAGTTACTGCCTAATTAACTTAACAACTTCAATTCTTGCAGCTACTGACTTTAGGATCTTGATCTAAGCCTGTAAATACCACATTGGTTTTAGGTTTTGTAAGAAGAATCTTCTgtagatgaagaagattcttggGTAAAAGTGTGAGAGGTTGAAACACTTTGAGAGAACTCAACAGAGAATCCTTCTCGACTGCATTGTACCTAGGGGTGTTCAACAAAATTTACAAACTGCCCAACCcgaataaaccgcccaaaccaaaccaaataaACTGACGAAAAATACAAtccgaaataatataataaaaatccaaactgcccaatgaatatattgggtggtttacaaattattctaaaccACCCAATTAATCCGAATAAACCAAATTATACcgatttatattttttctttaataaaagtgtatatattatattatataaattacatttattagttaaactattttgtaattaaaagtttggatattttagtatttaacttaaaacttagactttatagttaataattGTTATTGTACTATTTGCAAATTAAAGTTGAAGTTTAAAATCTATACTatattaatactttttttttattattttattcaatcattttatgtttattaattactcaattatatttatcttatattaaagttcttaaaattaatttaaactatagcATTTTTTAGcttgaaatataaatattatatttttatttttttaaatctaattatttgaatacgagaaactaaaaataataattataaaaaagtgaagaacggtttggacgggttaaccTGACCAAACCGACGAaatcattgggcgggttgaactttttcttttaattggCCGGGTTAcgattaaatatttgtaattcgatatttatatagatttaataaaaatatgctataacctgactaaaccgaccgacgtacacccctaattatacatgttcttgctcaatcaataaagaagaTTTGGTTATGTTCTAGCACTAGAGTAGAGCCATAAATCACATTGATCTATAGACTTGAACTAATATATATCTTGGTatcattttctttattttctatttttattgttCTCTAATTTTTCTTACACTAATCATCTCTGTTTTCGtctaattattatttgtaattttttaattttgtcatTGCAAATTGTTTAAttgtttaaaatttaattaatttgattctGCACTGTTAGTTATAATTCCTccacatatttatataaaaaaaaatggaatgtTATATCTCtccaaatatcaaaataaatagaGATGCATAACAGTCTAATTGCACTTGCATCTCacatctataaatatatttaaaaagatTCTTATTACATTAGTGCATAAGCGGACTTAGGGGGTTGAGGGAGGGCTACAGTCTACTCTgagatttaaaaatatattaacatacaatttttgttttcatatatacatagtaattaaatagaataattGGTTAAGATGCTTTAAATTTACATGGAAGACCATATTTTGAATCCTATTGCCCTTTCTTTCTATATGTGCatgtatctattttttttattagaaaaaacaaatcaagtataAGATTCAAATTAGGTTCAAATTTATGACCACTACGATAGAAATGTTGCTAAACCATCATTAATTCTAGTTAaatttaactatttatttattattttagattatattaaatgtataactaaACTATCCTAGCATTGAATTCTGGATCGGCCAATTAGTGGGATCATTTTGTATCACAAACACAggaatcttaattttagcacaTGGAGAAAAATATTGAATCACTCAAACTTTCTTCTATAACAACCtatattatagttataataAAGAAACTATGAATTtatcataaatattaattagagTTGCatgtaataaaaaatgaaataaataatatatgatATAGTGCTTAAATGTGGGAAAACAAAAGAATATATATTAACCAAATCCACACAATACAAAAGTTCTGATCATCACAACatacaataatatatttaactactactataaaataataacaaatgaTAAATAACTTTCAAATTATTCCGGATAAATCATCAATCATGATCTATGAATTACAAGTACTCAAACATATTGATCATAATTAACCCAAAATACTCATAACTGCAGCGACCCCAGTCACAACAAGGCCAATCATGACACCATTACTTGAAGTTAGGGCAACGACACCGGATTCATCCAATGCCGCCACAGGACTGATCGAGGAAGAGGTGGTTGACGACAAATTTAATGGCTTTTTAGGCGCTTTAGGTGCCAATGATGAGTTGGAAGGCAAAGCAGCTGAGGATGATGATGAAGTACTTGTTGGAGTAGAAGACTTCTTAGGTTTTAAATGCGCGAGTGGAGCTGGAGTAGGAGCAGGAGTAGGAGAAGGAGTAGGCGCTTTCGAGCCAAAGATACCTAAAGGAAGAAGAACAGTATCAACTCTATAAATGGCTAGTTGATTATCAGAGTAGACTGTACCAGAAAGTGTAGCGTTAACAATTCCAGTAGAAATGTTTACGAAGTTTCCCTCTGTTGTAATGTTCATAGGGTAATCCTCAGTGTTACTGGCTTGTGTACGGACAGGGTTGGTTAGGGTTTCGAAGTTTTGGAGGGGAACGTAGGATGGAAGGATATGGTATTGAAGGAGTTGGACTTTTTGCTCAGGGGTAAGGCCGTTGAGAGCGCCGGCTTTTAGACTAGAGAATCCGCCGTTGGTTGGGGCCAAAATGGTTAAGCTGTTGGAAGTGTTGAGTTGATTTTCGATCTGATTGACGACTTGAGTGTTTTTAAGGAGGCGGACGAAGACACTGAAGCCTCCAGCTTTGTCGAGGATCTCAGTGACATTAGGCGGGGCTGGCTTAGTGGTTGGCTTTCGCGGTGGGGTGTGAGGGAGAGGCTTTTGGGTTGGAGCTTGAGAAGGAGCCGGTAGTACTGCTTGAGATGGCGGTTGAGCAAGGACGGGTTTAGTAGTAGGCGATTGAGCTTTAGGAATTGGTTTTTGAGGCTGAGTTGGGGAGTGAGCTGGAGATTGAGCTAAAGTAGAAGAAGAGTGAAAGAGGAAAACAATGAAGAAGGACAAGATGATAACTTGTTTCATCATTTTGTTGTAGtgaaattttcttttcttttcttttttcttgggTTGTTTAATAAGTGTGGGATTTGATGATATAATTGTTTTTGATGATGGAGTTGGAAGAAGGGGAAGAAGGGTTTTTATAGGTATAGTAATATTAGGTTAAAGGGTGCATGTATAGTGATTATAAGTTTAACAAATTAAACTATATGGTACGTAATACATAGTTTTCTAAGATAGATATGCAATGTTTGTTTTTGACACTAATGGAAGAGCAAAAATTAAGATTGATAATGATGGTTTGTGACGTTGTGGGAGATAGCCCAActttatgatatataatatatcaaagaTATATATGTGAGTTGGGTGTTCGATTTAGATTATGAtgactcatatatatatatatatatatatatatgcacctCGCCCTAGATATAGATTAGCTTAAGAAAAGACATCTAacctatatattaaaaatatattcaaagaaaaataaataatacttatTGTGTATATGTAATTAATAAGTACTACACTTGTTGGATGTAAACGGGCGGAGTGGGTGCAGGGATATTGCTTCCCGCCtttaatacttttttaaattactattttggatcctgtgttttgcaaaactAACAGattggaccatgtgttttgttaaatgacaaaatggaccctgtattttctaaaatagtaaaaataagaccctgagcttaatttttgacaacttttttttttaatacaaccaacttgaagacaatgcttaatacgaacagatacaaaaaaatataaacagttttgtcatcgcacatttagatcggattataattaaactttattttgacaaaaaaatcaattcagggtcctatttgtactgttttagaaaatacagggtccattttgacatttaacaaaatatagagtccaattagtaacttttgtaaaacagaaggtccaaaatggtatttacccttaaatTAAAATGGGGCGGAGTTGAGATACCTAACGGGATAAAGATTCCTATTGGATAccaattacatatatatttttagaaaaaaaaaatgatttcttaaagagaatttgaaaaaaaaaaaaataatcataaaaattcattaaaataatatacatgAGTGTAATTGTGTGTATAGTAAATGAAGTTAGTAAATACtggtaataaaaataaattgttagctatcatttttttttaagcaGTTAAGgtgattatatattaatatgcatTACcacatatatttttatgaaactGAAATGTCTTATTACTATAATCAACAAAAAGACTAAATTGAGAGAGGTTGTTGAAATTTGGCTATATTGCAGAGACAAATGCCTATTTTATGAATAGTTGCAAGTATAGTCCATATTGCCCTTCACTTGTATATACAAGCCTATTGATATAGTTGTGTAAAGTTAATTAAGAAGATGTTCACATAACTATTATAACTATTATCAATAGTCTTGTATATAACTTATTTTGGGAGGCAAGAAATAACACTTTATGCATCAACAAAATTCATAAGTATGTAAAAAAGTATTGgaggaaaaaaagtattttctacGAGTTGGAGTATTGGAGCACGAATATTTTAAAACACAACATTGATGTCATGCATGTTGAGAAGAATGTGTGTGATAGTCTCCTAGGAACCATCTTGGATAATGATAAATCAAAGGACACAACCAATGTGCGCCATGATTTAAAGAAGATGGGTATTAGGGAATCGTTGTGGATTTATGAAGATGCGAATGGGAGGCTAATGAAACCGCATGCTCCTTATGTTTTGACTCGTGATAAAAGACAACTTTTTTGTCAGTTTGTTAAAGGAATAAAGTTTCCCGATGGCTTCTGTTCAAATTTAAAGAGCAAAGTTTCTCCAGATGAGTCTAACATTATTGGGTTAAAATCCCACGATTGTCATGTCATTATGCAGCGAGTACTAGCGGTTGGTGTCCGTAAATTTCTACCTCGTGACACTGCAACAACTATTACTCAGCTGTGTAATTTTTTTCGACAGTTATGCTCTAGAACTCTAAATGTAAAAGATATGGAGGAtgctcaaaataatttaattctgttattgtgcaagatggaattgatttttcctccagctttttttgacataatgatACACTTGGTATTGCATTTGCCTGAAGAAGCGATATTGGGTGGCCCGGTCTTTATGAGATGGATGTATCCTTTTGAAAGgtacatgaaaaaattgaagaattatGTGGGAAATAAGGCACGTCCTGAAGGGTCAATTGCAGAAGGTTATGTTGCTGATGAGGCAGTAACCTTTTGTTCAATGTACTTTAAAGGGTGTGAAACAAGATTTAATCGGCTTGATCGAAATGAAGATGCGCCTTCTGTTTGTCGCTATCTCTCAGTTTTTaattctcaatctcgtcctttAACTAGCGGACTTATCAAGGCTCTTGATCATACCAGTCGTGAAAAAGCTGAGTGGTACATTCTTCAAAATTCTCCTGAAATCCAAGCTTACTTAGAGTAAGTTtgttacatttttataaattattttattaaatttttagtttttattttctatctcCTTCTATCGTATCTTGACATTATCATACTTCACAGTGAACATTTGGACAAGATCAAGCATGAAAATCCTAATGGTAATCACGATGCCTTGCATAGGCAAACTTTCCGTCCGTGGTTTCACAAGAAGGTATAACGACAAAATTGTTAAGttttaattcaatcatttatattcctctcatattaatacattttatgtatttagataTATGAGCTGCACAAGCTTGGAACTTTACAAAATGGTGATGAGTTACTCGCTCTCGCTTCCGGGTCTGATTACTTAGCAACATTTTACGAAGGTTGTGTAGTGAATGGTGTTCGGTTTATTGCATCAAAGCGAGACCAAAAGCGGAAGACACAAAATAGTGGTGTTACTGTTGCTGGAACAGAAGGGTTTAATTATTACGGCACACTTGAAGATGTAATCACTATATCTTATACTGGTGCATTTACAGTGTCATTGTTTGAATGTAAATGGTATAACACTAATCCATTAAGAAAGAAGACAATCActgaaaataatataactagTATAAATACTCGTGGACATTGGTATCAAGATGAACCGTACATCCTTGCCAACCAGGCAAAGCAAGTTTTCTATCTTGAAGATCCACTCAGAGGTCGCGATTGGAAGGTTGTTGAAGATATTAGCCATCGACAAATTTGGGACATTACTGACAACGAAGATGAGAATGATGTAGATGTTGTTAGTGATTCTAACTCTGCCAATTTTGTGTTGACAGTTGATCTTGGAGAGTTGATTATGCAATCGAATGAACCTCCAGTAATTGTTGAATCGTCCGATCAATTAGTGGATTCTGAGATAGAGAATAATGAACTGGATGAGAATTATGTTGCTGAAGAAGTAGATGATTTACTAGTTGAACATGTAGAGGATGAAAATGTAAACTTAGTGAATGATGGAAATGATAGTGATTCTTCAGtgtaacttttattttgtaaacatttgttactaaaattttttacaattaaaggaatatttaatttctttcgtattaacattttaaatacttatatttcaattatgtgtTTCACATTTGTGAATTCTTACGTTTTTTTCCGTCTTCAAAGTAAAGTAAAATGTCAGCTACGTTAGCGACATACCACGGTGGGGATGGTGATGGCAGGGATCCCCCTGATCCTTCTAGGGTACCGTCGTCTTGCGAAGcaggttttcatattttttcaaatctacaattgttctgaatataaatagtgaatgtatgatttactaataaaattatttttccctCGAATATATATAGTTCCACCTCCGGTCAGAAAGGGTCGTGGGGTTGCCGCAAACGCTAATCtcgaaaaaaaaaggagagaagcTGGTAAGCCCTTACCGGTGGAGGTAGATCTTGAAACCGGCAAAGTAGTTGGCACTGAAGCCAACAATTATGTTCGATT from Cannabis sativa cultivar Pink pepper isolate KNU-18-1 chromosome 2, ASM2916894v1, whole genome shotgun sequence encodes:
- the LOC115720997 gene encoding fasciclin-like arabinogalactan protein 12, whose protein sequence is MMKQVIILSFFIVFLFHSSSTLAQSPAHSPTQPQKPIPKAQSPTTKPVLAQPPSQAVLPAPSQAPTQKPLPHTPPRKPTTKPAPPNVTEILDKAGGFSVFVRLLKNTQVVNQIENQLNTSNSLTILAPTNGGFSSLKAGALNGLTPEQKVQLLQYHILPSYVPLQNFETLTNPVRTQASNTEDYPMNITTEGNFVNISTGIVNATLSGTVYSDNQLAIYRVDTVLLPLGIFGSKAPTPSPTPAPTPAPLAHLKPKKSSTPTSTSSSSSAALPSNSSLAPKAPKKPLNLSSTTSSSISPVAALDESGVVALTSSNGVMIGLVVTGVAAVMSILG